In Candidatus Methanosphaera massiliense, the following are encoded in one genomic region:
- a CDS encoding tRNA(His) guanylyltransferase Thg1 family protein, producing MKEYEQFSQIKLVNDIPTIIRLDGRSFSNYTKNLKLNKPFDSRLRDLFIEVSKDLMSEFSPKYIYTFSDEINILLDEIPFKGRIEKIDSVFSSYTTGSFMKHLYLNNNLFDIDVTELKPVSFDSRIISTATHVKDYFKWRQDEAWRNCLNSYAQALLNKEHSNEETAKLLYKLNKSEIHDLLFEHGINIAHVPTWHKRGVAIYKTKEEIEGYNPKLNKKTISTRNKIKINMNISLIK from the coding sequence TTGAAAGAATATGAACAATTTTCTCAAATAAAATTAGTGAATGATATACCAACTATTATACGTCTTGATGGACGTTCTTTTTCAAATTATACTAAAAATCTGAAATTAAATAAGCCTTTTGATAGTAGATTACGAGACCTTTTTATTGAAGTATCAAAAGATTTAATGTCAGAATTTAGTCCGAAATATATTTACACTTTTTCTGATGAAATAAACATACTCTTAGATGAAATACCATTTAAGGGTAGAATAGAAAAGATAGACTCTGTATTTTCATCATATACAACAGGCTCCTTTATGAAACATTTATATTTGAATAATAATCTATTCGATATCGATGTAACAGAATTAAAACCAGTATCTTTTGATTCAAGAATAATATCCACAGCAACTCATGTGAAAGATTATTTTAAATGGAGACAAGATGAAGCATGGAGAAACTGTCTAAATAGTTATGCACAGGCATTACTAAATAAAGAGCATTCAAATGAAGAAACTGCAAAATTACTATATAAACTGAATAAATCAGAAATACATGATTTATTATTTGAACATGGTATCAATATTGCTCATGTACCCACATGGCATAAAAGAGGAGTAGCTATTTATAAGACAAAAGAAGAAATTGAAGGATATAATCCAAAACTAAACAAAAAGACAATTTCAACAAGAAATAAGATAAAAATTAATATGAATATATCTTTAATAAAATAA
- a CDS encoding aspartate dehydrogenase: MNIGVIGCGSIANTLTNFQLKGKLNVTISYFYDLDKDSAIRLAKKVDGEAVESISELIEKSDLILESASQAAVRASIPEVLEGGTDVIIMSVGALMDFDFKDKLEKLAKENNATIYLPTGAITGIDAVKAATMGDIESVSLVTRKPPVSLDIELEDCDEKILFEGKASDAVNKFPKNINVSSTLSLASGVDADVTIIADSKVKNNTHEIHVKGTFGELVTTTSNVSSPDNPKTSMLAAFSAASLLNKLSNTIQIGS, encoded by the coding sequence ATGAATATAGGTGTTATAGGTTGCGGATCTATTGCTAATACATTAACAAATTTCCAATTAAAAGGAAAATTAAATGTTACAATATCTTATTTTTATGACTTAGATAAAGATAGTGCAATAAGATTAGCAAAAAAAGTTGATGGGGAAGCAGTAGAATCTATATCTGAATTAATTGAAAAATCTGATTTAATTTTAGAATCAGCATCACAGGCAGCTGTTAGAGCATCAATTCCAGAGGTTCTCGAAGGTGGAACTGATGTTATCATAATGAGTGTTGGAGCTTTGATGGACTTTGATTTTAAAGATAAATTAGAAAAATTAGCTAAAGAAAATAATGCTACAATTTATTTACCAACAGGTGCTATTACAGGAATAGATGCAGTTAAAGCTGCAACAATGGGAGATATTGAATCAGTATCTTTAGTAACACGTAAACCACCAGTTTCTTTAGATATTGAGTTAGAAGATTGTGATGAAAAAATATTATTTGAAGGTAAAGCATCAGATGCAGTTAATAAATTTCCAAAAAACATTAATGTATCATCTACATTAAGTTTAGCTTCAGGTGTAGATGCTGATGTTACGATAATTGCAGATTCAAAAGTTAAAAATAATACACATGAAATTCACGTGAAAGGAACTTTTGGTGAGTTAGTAACAACAACATCTAATGTAAGCAGTCCTGATAATCCAAAAACCAGTATGTTAGCAGCATTCTCTGCTGCAAGTTTACTAAACAAATTATCTAATACCATTCAAATTGGTTCATAG
- a CDS encoding PRC-barrel domain-containing protein yields MVNLSTFYNLNIYNTEGKYIGKVNEVVLNIKKGRISFFKTKALTEDNRNAGLRDVIRNSMRLVPEEEEFSTVRTEGIIDIPYEIVTAVGDIIIVDQNKLLQYQAAQQRMDKANNNRKQTYKKEVPKAN; encoded by the coding sequence ATGGTAAATTTATCCACGTTTTATAATTTAAACATTTACAATACCGAAGGAAAATACATAGGAAAAGTAAACGAAGTAGTATTAAATATTAAAAAAGGAAGAATATCCTTCTTCAAAACAAAAGCATTAACAGAAGACAACAGAAACGCTGGATTAAGGGATGTTATAAGAAACTCTATGAGACTTGTACCAGAAGAAGAAGAGTTCTCAACAGTAAGAACTGAAGGAATAATTGATATTCCATATGAAATAGTAACAGCAGTAGGTGATATAATAATTGTTGATCAAAATAAGTTATTACAATACCAAGCTGCACAACAACGTATGGATAAAGCAAATAATAACAGAAAACAAACCTATAAAAAAGAAGTACCTAAAGCTAATTAA
- a CDS encoding tRNA-binding protein: MWDTSKDYRLKVAEKAIEQFIRVVEGSNLRGSWNKKQVRMIAKNMNPDIQTLYYSYVTPQELAKAPQIDNLLNSVDEIIENLGGEDYSRKFLSEVKGDEREKLELSLSKIKFFIYTIRELPARLNLGEIDDPVIGVDIKVGELVSVSKHPKTDTLMVCNVNLGSRAITVITNDLSVKDNDRVGVALLPPSAFMGISSEGMFLGAGEGILKNVEGELGSLPQHIDVAALNETRNLVDQFIKE, from the coding sequence ATGTGGGATACAAGTAAAGATTACAGATTAAAAGTTGCAGAAAAAGCCATAGAACAATTTATTAGAGTAGTAGAGGGATCTAATCTAAGAGGTTCATGGAATAAAAAACAAGTAAGAATGATTGCTAAAAATATGAATCCTGACATTCAAACATTGTATTATTCTTATGTGACTCCACAGGAATTAGCAAAAGCACCTCAGATAGATAATCTTTTAAATAGTGTAGATGAAATAATAGAAAACTTAGGGGGAGAAGATTATTCTAGAAAATTCTTATCTGAGGTAAAAGGTGACGAACGAGAAAAATTAGAATTATCCTTATCTAAAATCAAATTCTTTATTTACACTATTCGTGAATTACCTGCTAGATTAAATCTTGGAGAAATCGATGACCCTGTCATTGGTGTTGACATAAAAGTAGGAGAACTAGTTAGTGTAAGTAAACATCCTAAAACTGATACATTAATGGTTTGTAATGTTAATTTAGGTAGCAGAGCTATAACTGTTATTACAAATGATTTATCTGTTAAAGATAATGACCGTGTGGGCGTAGCATTATTACCTCCTAGTGCATTTATGGGTATTAGTAGTGAAGGAATGTTTTTAGGTGCTGGTGAAGGTATATTGAAGAATGTTGAAGGTGAATTAGGTAGTTTACCACAACATATTGATGTAGCAGCATTAAATGAAACAAGAAATCTTGTAGATCAATTTATTAAAGAATAA
- a CDS encoding class III signal peptide-containing protein, translating to MLYQEQSGQTSTELILLFAGMIMIILLAMNIYQNYLVSLSDELNNNEVNDLINKIDKINDYVKK from the coding sequence ATGTTATATCAAGAACAATCAGGACAAACATCAACTGAATTAATTCTATTATTCGCGGGTATGATAATGATAATCTTATTAGCAATGAATATCTATCAAAACTATTTAGTTTCATTATCCGATGAATTAAACAATAATGAAGTTAATGATTTAATTAATAAAATTGATAAAATAAATGATTATGTAAAAAAGTAG
- a CDS encoding type II secretion system F family protein, which produces MYEKLITYLSDFIKTTIKPEKLNKMQSALLQIDWYVKIEDLISMIIIMTIGIFFVTYIISLIFNITKFSLIFSLVPSIFIINYVIYKNEQRITKIEEELPDYLYQLSSLLKVGLGLETALNELSITNKGPLNNEIKRALVETKFGKPFNDALLSIGERNNIDNLKYTFQIIIKSKETGGNLANILESIAADLNDKIMLKKQRRASVMMSVMFLLISSIIATPFALGMIRLYSEFLEQIGRNNPLTTVIPTASIGYMLIHSILVSILLGIIMYSDMKKGVKYLLLIIPSSLAVYYISQLIFKNILGIGGI; this is translated from the coding sequence ATGTATGAAAAATTAATAACTTATTTAAGTGACTTTATAAAAACAACAATCAAACCAGAAAAATTAAACAAAATGCAAAGTGCATTATTACAAATTGATTGGTATGTGAAAATAGAAGATTTAATCTCCATGATAATAATAATGACAATAGGTATCTTCTTTGTAACATACATAATCTCATTAATATTTAACATAACAAAATTTAGTTTAATTTTTTCATTAGTGCCTTCTATTTTTATAATTAATTATGTTATCTATAAGAATGAACAAAGAATAACAAAAATAGAAGAAGAACTACCAGATTACTTATATCAATTATCCTCCTTATTAAAGGTAGGATTAGGACTAGAAACAGCATTAAATGAGCTATCTATAACTAATAAAGGACCTTTAAATAATGAAATAAAAAGAGCACTAGTAGAAACAAAGTTTGGAAAACCATTTAATGATGCATTATTATCTATTGGAGAAAGAAACAATATTGATAACTTGAAATATACCTTTCAGATAATAATAAAAAGTAAAGAAACTGGTGGGAATCTAGCAAATATTCTTGAATCTATAGCTGCAGATTTAAATGATAAAATCATGCTAAAAAAACAACGTAGAGCTAGTGTTATGATGTCAGTCATGTTCTTATTAATATCATCCATAATAGCAACACCCTTTGCGTTAGGTATGATAAGATTGTACTCTGAATTTCTAGAACAAATTGGAAGAAATAATCCATTAACAACAGTAATACCAACAGCTAGTATAGGATACATGTTAATACATTCAATTCTAGTAAGCATATTACTAGGAATAATCATGTATTCAGACATGAAAAAAGGTGTAAAATATTTATTATTAATAATACCTTCATCATTAGCAGTTTATTACATATCTCAGTTAATATTTAAAAATATATTAGGAATTGGTGGAATATAA
- a CDS encoding M24 family metallopeptidase has protein sequence MKNEEILNQLKDENIDSMFVYKPENIKYISDFYPSSFAYLIIDEEPVLYVNSIDKEDAEEQSTIETRDIVRLGEVKDLLKGNIAVEESLDFGLLKFLTDDLNSLTPSTVFEDKRQTKTKEEITKIRNSIGIAENGIKEIDFTSTEKYAAASLEFDMTINGSTKPAFDTIVASGTRSSSPHSLTSMNRVETPIVVDWGARYDHYCSDITRTFIDSERQEEIWNIVLEAQKAAINTIAPGVKFADVDKAARDVITEYGYGDYFIHSTGHGFGLDIHENPNLSYNSNGVLEENMIVTAEPGIYIPGELGVRIEDDVLVKKNSEVLTSLDKKLDFSL, from the coding sequence TTGAAAAATGAAGAAATATTAAACCAGTTAAAAGATGAAAACATAGACTCAATGTTCGTATATAAACCAGAAAACATTAAATATATTTCTGATTTTTACCCATCCAGTTTCGCATATCTTATCATTGATGAAGAACCAGTATTATATGTTAACAGTATAGATAAAGAGGATGCAGAAGAACAATCAACAATTGAAACAAGAGATATTGTTAGATTAGGAGAAGTTAAAGATTTATTAAAAGGTAATATTGCTGTTGAAGAGTCACTTGATTTTGGTTTATTAAAGTTCTTAACAGATGATTTAAATTCATTAACTCCATCAACTGTTTTTGAGGATAAAAGACAAACTAAAACCAAAGAAGAAATAACAAAAATTAGAAATTCAATAGGTATAGCAGAAAATGGTATTAAAGAAATAGATTTCACCAGTACCGAAAAATATGCTGCAGCATCATTAGAATTTGACATGACTATTAATGGTTCTACTAAACCTGCATTTGATACTATTGTAGCATCCGGTACTCGTTCTAGTTCACCACATTCATTAACTTCTATGAATAGGGTAGAAACACCTATAGTTGTTGATTGGGGAGCTAGATATGATCATTACTGTTCAGACATAACACGTACATTCATTGACTCAGAACGTCAGGAAGAAATATGGAATATTGTATTAGAAGCTCAAAAAGCAGCAATTAATACTATTGCTCCTGGAGTTAAATTTGCTGATGTGGATAAGGCTGCACGTGATGTTATAACAGAGTATGGTTATGGTGATTATTTCATTCACAGTACTGGTCATGGTTTTGGATTAGATATTCATGAAAATCCTAATTTATCCTATAATTCTAATGGTGTTCTAGAAGAGAATATGATTGTCACAGCTGAGCCGGGTATTTATATTCCTGGTGAGTTAGGTGTACGTATTGAGGATGACGTTCTTGTTAAAAAGAATAGTGAAGTTTTAACTAGTTTAGATAAGAAGTTAGACTTTTCATTATAA
- a CDS encoding zinc metalloprotease encodes MVTFSKTEIRDLIISISVITILFAYMFNGTNGTIGMFLLLIPISLITVGLSFILHELGHKVVAQKYGFYAEFRRWDAGLILAIITSLFGFIFLAPGAVYIGSYTGMITEKENGVISIAGPLVNLGLALIFLLLGFSIHPWLTSANMDIIAYLLITCTIGFNINSFLALFNLLPIPMLDGSKVLKWNMPIWLVTIILSGILTYLSYTISFI; translated from the coding sequence ATGGTAACCTTTTCAAAAACAGAAATTAGAGATTTGATAATATCCATTTCAGTAATCACTATACTATTTGCATATATGTTTAACGGCACAAATGGAACTATAGGAATGTTCCTCCTGTTAATACCTATTTCACTAATTACTGTAGGATTAAGTTTCATATTACACGAGCTAGGACATAAAGTTGTAGCACAAAAATATGGATTTTATGCAGAATTCAGAAGATGGGATGCCGGACTAATACTAGCTATTATAACAAGCTTATTTGGATTCATATTCCTTGCTCCTGGAGCAGTATACATAGGTTCCTATACTGGTATGATAACAGAAAAAGAAAATGGAGTAATATCTATTGCAGGACCCTTAGTTAATCTTGGATTAGCACTAATCTTTCTCTTGTTAGGATTCAGTATACACCCATGGCTAACATCTGCCAACATGGATATAATAGCATATCTATTAATTACATGTACAATAGGATTTAACATTAACAGCTTCCTAGCATTATTTAACTTACTTCCAATACCTATGTTAGATGGATCAAAAGTACTTAAATGGAACATGCCTATTTGGTTAGTTACAATAATTTTATCAGGTATACTAACCTACTTATCATATACTATATCATTTATTTAA
- a CDS encoding YcaO-related McrA-glycine thioamidation protein, which yields MLNESPITYKKSTHRTISPEETLKNISKITKEIGLTRTSNITHLDRLNIPVFTSIRPLAQEGAVSVYAGKGPNEIHAKVSSIMEAVERYSAELQGNENTIIKKYNPDDCINPESLILPKNSYNDEEIEWVKGYSIKKDDEIFIPANAVFHPYNTPDVHHIFLSNTNGLASGNKLEEAIFHGMMEVVERDSWSLFEAFRDNRAEINCENTDNDYITELLDKFESANVSIKLLDLTSENKIPTVGAVSEDLSLKDPALLTLGVGTHLDPNIAVIRAITEVAQSRATQIHGTREDTTRANLLRDTGYERMKRLNKHWFRDSKETIDIMDMPNLSKNSFKDDINVTLDLLDKSGVDDAYYVNLTRDINIPVVRVIIPGLELFSVDSSRIGERLRPKDRIY from the coding sequence ATGTTAAATGAATCACCTATCACATATAAAAAATCAACACATCGTACAATAAGTCCTGAGGAAACTTTAAAAAATATCTCAAAAATTACAAAAGAAATTGGTTTAACAAGAACTTCTAATATAACACACCTTGACAGACTAAATATACCAGTATTTACATCTATTAGACCACTAGCACAGGAAGGAGCAGTTAGTGTTTATGCAGGAAAGGGACCAAATGAAATACATGCTAAAGTATCATCAATAATGGAAGCTGTTGAAAGATACTCTGCAGAATTACAGGGAAATGAGAATACAATTATTAAAAAATATAATCCTGATGATTGTATAAATCCTGAATCATTAATTCTACCTAAAAATTCGTATAATGATGAAGAAATAGAATGGGTTAAAGGATACTCTATAAAAAAGGATGATGAGATATTCATACCAGCAAATGCTGTCTTCCACCCCTATAATACTCCTGATGTACATCATATATTTCTATCAAATACTAACGGACTTGCCTCTGGTAATAAACTAGAAGAAGCAATATTCCATGGAATGATGGAAGTAGTTGAAAGAGATTCATGGAGTTTATTTGAAGCATTTAGAGATAATCGTGCAGAAATAAACTGTGAAAATACAGATAACGATTATATAACAGAATTATTAGATAAATTTGAATCTGCAAATGTTTCAATTAAATTATTAGATTTAACTAGTGAAAATAAAATTCCAACTGTTGGAGCAGTATCTGAGGATTTATCATTAAAAGATCCTGCACTATTAACATTAGGTGTTGGTACACATCTTGACCCTAATATCGCAGTGATTAGAGCAATTACAGAAGTTGCTCAAAGTAGAGCTACTCAAATTCATGGTACTCGTGAAGACACTACCCGTGCTAATTTACTACGTGATACTGGATATGAAAGGATGAAACGTTTGAATAAACACTGGTTTAGAGATTCAAAAGAAACTATCGATATCATGGATATGCCTAATCTATCTAAAAATTCATTTAAGGATGATATTAATGTAACACTTGATTTATTAGATAAATCAGGAGTAGATGACGCATATTATGTTAATTTAACAAGAGATATTAATATCCCTGTTGTACGTGTTATTATTCCCGGATTAGAATTATTTAGTGTTGATAGCTCACGAATTGGTGAAAGACTACGTCCAAAAGATAGGATATACTAA
- the pth2 gene encoding peptidyl-tRNA hydrolase Pth2, producing MKQVIVMRTDLKMGKGKIAAQACHACLACYKKADKDRLRKWEATGQKKVVLKIPSEKELLELHTMVKQTDLPCSLITDAGHTQIEPSTRTCLGIGPGSDEEIDKLTGHLKLL from the coding sequence ATGAAACAAGTTATTGTAATGAGAACTGATTTAAAGATGGGGAAAGGTAAGATTGCTGCCCAGGCATGTCATGCTTGTTTAGCATGTTACAAAAAGGCTGATAAAGATAGGTTAAGAAAATGGGAAGCAACTGGACAGAAGAAAGTTGTTCTCAAAATACCTTCCGAGAAGGAATTACTTGAACTTCATACTATGGTTAAACAAACTGACCTTCCATGTTCTCTTATAACTGATGCTGGTCATACACAGATAGAACCTTCAACTAGAACATGTCTTGGAATTGGACCTGGTAGTGATGAAGAGATAGATAAATTAACAGGTCATTTGAAATTATTGTGA
- a CDS encoding amino acid kinase family protein: MVTVVKIGGSLFPEYVNTLCDYLSKSKEKLVLVNGGGELANKLREYDEKYNYSSDANHWTAIKCMDIIGNLIADKNNQIVLINKLEDISKVHKEGKIPLLLTYDLMKNEDPLEHSWNVTSDSIACWVASKINAKLLILSNVDGIYNGNIFSNNKKLIKNISANELLFFEETSVDKCLPKLLIKYHLDCYIINGKYPDRVLSHLNRDYIKNNIYTYIGGK; the protein is encoded by the coding sequence TTGGTAACTGTTGTTAAAATTGGAGGCAGTTTGTTTCCAGAATATGTTAATACATTATGTGATTATCTTTCTAAATCCAAGGAAAAACTTGTCCTGGTTAATGGTGGTGGTGAATTAGCAAATAAGCTAAGAGAATATGATGAAAAATATAATTATTCTAGTGATGCTAATCATTGGACTGCAATCAAATGCATGGATATAATAGGAAATTTAATTGCAGATAAAAATAATCAAATTGTATTAATTAATAAATTAGAAGATATTTCCAAAGTTCATAAAGAGGGTAAGATACCTTTATTATTAACTTATGATTTAATGAAGAATGAAGATCCATTAGAACATAGTTGGAATGTTACTAGTGATTCAATTGCTTGTTGGGTTGCAAGTAAGATAAATGCCAAACTATTAATATTATCAAATGTAGATGGTATATATAATGGTAACATTTTCTCAAATAACAAAAAACTTATTAAAAATATAAGTGCAAACGAACTATTATTTTTTGAAGAAACTTCTGTAGATAAATGTCTACCAAAATTACTAATTAAATATCATTTAGACTGTTATATAATTAATGGCAAGTACCCTGACAGGGTGCTATCTCATTTAAACAGAGATTATATAAAGAACAATATTTATACATATATAGGAGGTAAATAA
- a CDS encoding zinc finger domain-containing protein, with protein sequence MAEKMICTSCKQEISPIDEYVKFHCPECDAVIYRCPKCRTFGHEYTCECGFKGP encoded by the coding sequence ATGGCAGAAAAAATGATTTGTACTTCATGTAAACAAGAAATCTCACCAATTGATGAGTATGTTAAATTCCACTGCCCAGAATGTGATGCAGTGATTTACAGATGTCCTAAATGCAGAACTTTCGGACACGAATACACATGTGAATGTGGATTTAAAGGACCATAA
- a CDS encoding elongation factor 1-beta, with protein MSDVVAILKVMPESPDVDLDALKESVKSVLNDGEFERVEEEPIGFGLVALNVTIVVDDGEGGTEPAEQAIADLDEVQSVEVTDVRRLM; from the coding sequence ATGTCTGATGTAGTAGCTATATTAAAAGTAATGCCTGAAAGTCCTGATGTAGACTTAGATGCATTAAAAGAATCAGTAAAAAGCGTTTTAAACGACGGTGAATTTGAAAGAGTAGAAGAAGAACCAATAGGATTCGGTCTTGTTGCATTAAATGTAACTATTGTTGTTGATGATGGTGAAGGTGGAACTGAACCTGCAGAACAAGCAATAGCTGATCTTGATGAAGTTCAATCTGTTGAAGTTACTGATGTTAGAAGATTAATGTAA
- a CDS encoding tripartite tricarboxylate transporter permease → MIEIIITLILGVFLGTITGIIPGLHVNTVGIIIFSISTTLLKYTTALCLCTFFVSLAICHAMMEFLPSLLIGVPNEDTILSIQPAHRLLLKGESRKVIRLVSFGGYSSIIILILIMPILFVILPPIYYGLKNYIGYLLIIVMSIMIYKSNKNNITRMMSLLIFLISGILGIIILSSYLGSNMGLLCMLSGLFSISTLLYSVNNESSIPPQNNDKSIVVNSDFKKSVFAGSISGCILGLLPGLGPAQGTLIAQTLLFKKNITPEDFLITNSGINISDTLFSLMAIYLINNPRSAISVYVNDLIQNITLNHVLFFIFVSLMSASLSCILAIRIGDRLIDNISKFNYRKLNIVIIVLITGIILIYCIVNHGCLWYIFLCYITSIALGILVNVLDLSKSNLMGVLIVPSILMYLGIL, encoded by the coding sequence ATGATTGAAATAATAATAACACTAATTCTAGGAGTATTCCTAGGTACTATTACAGGAATTATTCCTGGATTACATGTAAATACTGTTGGTATAATAATATTCTCAATATCAACAACATTATTAAAATACACAACCGCCTTATGTTTATGCACTTTTTTTGTATCTCTAGCTATATGTCATGCAATGATGGAATTTTTACCATCTTTATTAATAGGAGTACCTAATGAGGATACAATACTAAGTATACAGCCAGCACATAGGCTTCTATTAAAAGGAGAATCAAGAAAAGTTATAAGATTAGTTAGTTTTGGAGGTTATAGTTCCATAATTATATTAATACTCATCATGCCTATATTATTTGTAATACTACCACCAATTTATTATGGCTTAAAAAATTATATAGGTTATTTACTTATTATAGTGATGAGTATTATGATATATAAAAGTAATAAAAACAATATAACCCGAATGATGAGTCTCTTAATATTTCTTATTTCGGGAATACTTGGTATAATTATACTATCAAGTTATCTGGGTAGTAATATGGGCTTATTATGTATGCTTTCAGGATTATTTAGTATCAGTACTCTTCTATATAGTGTAAATAATGAATCATCAATACCACCACAAAATAATGATAAAAGTATAGTTGTTAATTCAGACTTTAAAAAATCTGTTTTTGCTGGAAGCATTTCAGGTTGTATTCTAGGACTTCTTCCAGGACTTGGACCAGCTCAGGGTACACTTATTGCTCAAACACTATTATTTAAGAAAAATATAACACCAGAAGACTTTCTGATAACAAATAGTGGAATAAATATTTCGGACACATTATTTTCATTAATGGCTATTTATCTGATAAACAATCCCCGTAGTGCAATCAGTGTATATGTTAATGATTTAATACAGAATATTACATTAAACCATGTGTTATTCTTTATATTTGTAAGCTTAATGAGTGCTTCTTTATCATGTATTCTAGCAATAAGGATTGGAGATAGATTGATTGATAATATTTCAAAATTTAATTATAGAAAGTTGAATATTGTGATTATAGTTTTAATAACTGGTATTATCTTAATTTACTGCATTGTTAATCATGGGTGCTTATGGTATATTTTCCTATGTTATATTACTAGTATTGCACTTGGAATTTTAGTTAATGTCCTTGATTTAAGTAAAAGTAATTTAATGGGGGTTCTTATAGTTCCATCTATTTTAATGTACTTAGGTATTCTCTAA
- a CDS encoding 50S ribosomal protein L11 methyltransferase produces MKCNCEKNCIQTKKEVLDNINQLYKPCSNCTRSKIKKSIPLRRQIKLDKIDSNYNKCPTCGKRHIDTVMAHILKIMINNNIVSASSSIRKVGSPLITPAIPLQNSPYLSENTLVILIPKIDENVAQLIHEEVPEVKAVMKGDINNTVGQLNETTSIHQYELLAGCDIRCDIQPTEYGDVCIYKQQSKIHIEYPKIESPKIIDVDRVLDEYENPTVIDATCGPGTLGIYTLMKNAKKVLFNDIYKPAIIATKTNLEINEISEDKYEITNKDIFELVDNLEQYDIGFIDAFPGVDTEEYKKILEKVCDKVIII; encoded by the coding sequence ATGAAATGTAATTGTGAAAAAAATTGTATTCAAACAAAAAAAGAAGTACTGGATAATATTAATCAACTATATAAGCCATGTTCCAATTGTACAAGAAGCAAAATAAAAAAATCAATACCTCTTAGAAGACAAATAAAATTAGATAAAATAGATTCTAATTACAATAAATGTCCGACATGTGGTAAACGTCATATTGATACAGTAATGGCTCATATTCTAAAAATAATGATTAATAATAATATTGTATCAGCATCTAGCTCTATAAGAAAGGTAGGTTCTCCTCTAATAACACCAGCTATACCTCTACAGAATTCACCATATCTCTCGGAAAATACTCTTGTTATACTAATTCCTAAAATTGATGAAAATGTAGCACAACTAATACATGAAGAGGTACCAGAAGTAAAAGCAGTTATGAAAGGTGATATTAATAACACAGTAGGTCAATTAAATGAGACAACAAGCATACATCAATATGAATTATTAGCTGGCTGTGATATTAGATGTGATATTCAGCCAACAGAATATGGTGATGTTTGCATATATAAACAACAATCTAAGATACATATTGAATATCCAAAAATAGAGTCACCAAAAATAATAGATGTAGATAGAGTATTAGATGAATATGAAAATCCTACAGTAATCGATGCTACATGTGGGCCGGGCACACTAGGAATATATACTCTAATGAAAAATGCAAAAAAAGTACTATTCAATGATATATACAAACCAGCAATAATAGCTACTAAGACAAATTTAGAAATCAATGAAATATCCGAGGATAAATATGAAATTACAAATAAAGATATCTTTGAATTAGTAGACAATCTAGAACAATATGATATAGGTTTTATAGATGCATTTCCAGGAGTAGATACAGAGGAATATAAAAAAATATTAGAGAAAGTCTGTGATAAAGTAATAATAATTTAG